The genomic interval CAACGCTGTGGACCACTGTGTCTGTAGACCTATTTTCCATTTCACATCACGTTACTCTGAGTCAACGAGTGGGGAGGTGGGAGGGGGGTCTAATCGGTGGGAAgcacatttctgtttgttaatTCTTCTTTTGATTTTGTGGTTCACACCCTCTTTTGATCCTtttgtctatctctctctctcttttctctctctctctgcctgcttCCATTTACTGAGTTCTTCATCTTTTAGAGTTTTCATTTCTGATCCCCTCATCTTGTAGACTTCTCCAaccatttaaaaagaaaaggaagataaATCTGTACCTTTCTTTCCTGCTGTcatcaaaaaaatatataaaacacctGAAAACCGAAACTCTTGCTTCTTTGttcttttctcctgtgtttCCGTTCTTCTTGTTTATTCCTATTTCCATCTTTCTTTTGCTGAGTCGCAACACTTTCCTTATTCACCTGTTGTACAGACCAAAAATTATTATGTAGAAACAGGCTTTTCCCTGCTATTCATGGAGTTCTGAATTAATGGGGTGTCCTCTCAAAGATCACGGTTcaaggtttatttttatttcctcagAGAGAAAATTGTTGTGTAGTCGggcataaaaacaacaaatgagcACACGCACGCATGAaataatacacaaaataaagcCTTTAGTCTGTTGCAATTGCCTGAAATAAAATATCGAAAGAGTATTTAAAACCTAATGAAAATaccaacattttatatttagggTTCAGCTGAGCAGTGACAGCAGTAAAATGGTCAGATAGCTCCATACAAAACATGGAAAATCTCCAAATCTGATGtcataaaatgtcataaaacatttgatggTCTGATATTTACACGgatataaaactgtataaaaagacGGCTGTGAAATATTCAGACACCTTCCCTGTGGACACGGTACAAAATGTACCATGGATCTTAGGTGTCCAGGAGAAAAACAACGGCTGGTTTCTAGTTACAAGGTGATTTAACTTAATGGTTTGTGATGGAAACATGGGATCAGGAATTTGGCAGatgaaactaaaaaaacaagaacCAACTAAAACCTGAGCTGAGGGGAGTGAATGAGAAATGTTCTGTCACATCGTGTGAAGAAGTAATGATCAGAGCAGCAAGACTAGACTagaattgttgttttaaattaaattccatttggtaaataacatttaaaaagtattaCAGAAAATTTAAATATCAGAGCATCAGCCTGTTGCCTGTGTTAAAATGAGAAATGTGGAGCATCTTCTGAAGTTATACTTAATTATAGTTTCcacaaataatgaaatacttCATCTTTTGGCTCATTTCCACCAAATTATCCTAAATATCAGGACTTTCAGTAGATTGGGCAGCAAACTGTCTAtgctgaagaaagaaagagccTCTATTGTGGAAGACAAAATGATTGGTAGTGGTTGAGGCTATCGTCCGTTACAGCTTTGATATTCAGGGTTGATGTTGCTCAAAATACAATGAGATTGGTTAAATTCTGGTGATCACAAGTTGTCCTTGCTGcttatttcccccccaaaagttttgtattttcataaTATTAAGGCTTATTACTCTGTTGTAAAAAGGGGAAGCATGTGTTGAAAATGCAAACTAGGAGCATCGTAGAATGTTGTTGGTAACTAACTGCTAATTAGTGATATTATCACATAACTACCTATATAGGCAAAATCTATTTTGTAGCAATCCGTCAATCCAAAGGTTGTTAATCCAGGAAGGTGTCAGCACACGCTTAATGTCAGATTTAGAAAATTTGCACGAATCAACCATGACAACCATGTGTaggaaacaaagaaaatgtaataaatcgtgaaaaaaagggagaaatatCACTTTAAACATGGTGCATGAAATAAGAGTCTGCAGCCTCTgcacatgttttcttcacataATGTGCCTTGTAAACAATAAGGAACAATGAATGACAGAAAGAGCTTGTTAATTAAAACCCGAGCAGTCTGTAGCATCCTTCTGCTCTCCAGGACGCGTGCCACCATCCTCTGACATTTGCCTCCAGTTGTCACAGCCGGGCTCCTGTTTGCATCATCGTTACCGTCTCACTGTGGAGGGTGACACATGTCAGAGGCTTCTTGCTCCGCCTGAAATCAAAAACCTGCTCCCTCCTATCTGCCGGCTGCTGAGCCGCCAACAAACTCTCTGCTTTCTTCACTGCTCAGCTTGATGCATCCCACAGGGAATGAAGCcccgaaaagaaaaaaaaatctagaatCAGAGGTGTAAAGAGTGAACAGCAAATGTCAAGGAAATGTTCCATGGGGTGCTGTGTGGAACGTCTGTGATGCAGGAATTGTGCACCTGCAACACCAAGCCTCTCGCTGAGCgtacagagggggaggaggaggaggagggggttgaAAGcggtgaaaatgtcaagaagACGTGATCCGGCTGCTCCGGGTGGGAACAAGCAGCTGTAGAGGATGTTCTCCAATTTGCACCTGCAACCTTCAGCAGTGAGGCGCAGCCAAACCAACGTCTCGGAGGTGCGTGACAAGTCAGAGCCACCGGCCGTGTTGAGATGTAGGGAAGCATGGCAGGGGAGCGTAgccaggggaggagggggggcagcagaCCCAGTGTTGACCAGGATGTTGTGTTGCGAGTTGTTAGGTGGCGCTCCAGGAGGCAGGAATGGGTGGAGGGCAGCTGACCTTGGGTCTGTGAGTCAAACAGGCTACAACAGGTTGGGTCTGTCCTTTGTTTGCCCTGAGATCCCTCTCATCTGGGCTCCTTTTGTTCCTTTCTCTGTTCTGCTGTAGTTTCAATCCTAAAATCCATCTTTAATGGGGGTCTTACCTGCCTAAGCTTGAACTTCCTCTCTCCGTCACCAGCCCTTCAAGCCGTCTTCCTGCTATTGAAGGGGGATTTATTGTCCTTTTATTATTCAGAATATGCTGTTTGGACAGCAGCAGAGATCGTTTGGTTAGAGGCCACCCAGTTGTGTTTCTGtaacttctcctccctccctaacgttttgtgtttactgttttgtgttttaattgatAGGCGGATTTAACCCGACACAGGCGGCGCTATAGAACAAGGCTGCTGCCGCGTGATTCACTtcacatcttcctcttcttcctttgcAAATGAAGAGTGATTTCATCATCTTTCATTAGTGTATTGTTGATGCCACAGTtgatgatgtaaacatgatcaaTGCCTAAGGCGctgttatatttttttctcccaaGATGAGACGCCTACAGAGCTCGCTGACTTGGTTCAGAAGTTGTTTTTCAATCTCAGTCGGGGTTTGAAGATTGTCTGAATATGGTGACGCTTGCTGCGGGTAACATAACTTTCGGATGTAGGAGCAGCTCTTTATTGCTTCACTTTGCTCACACGCAGGGTTGAAGTGAAACTCTTTTGCATTCAACTCTGATGAGATTTTTCTTTCCTAACTTTGCCTGTGATGACGTCAATCAATCCGAGACAATGTGCAGGTTTCTTTTTGctcacataatgagagtaagaCGTGATTATCAGATGCACACCTTCAAATCTTCTGTTCAGAGACAAATAGGCCATTGTCGCTTTGGAAAAATTCTGCTGAAATGATGTCATGAAAGCAGCTTATCTCGGCACAGCAGGTGAGATGAGATGATGTCATCCTGTTGATTCCAGAGCCCAACCATTACATCAGTTGGCCTGCataagttttcatatcagtaaACATGTGACAGTAATACCTGCATGCAGGCCAACTGATGTAAGACTTTTGAAAGAAATACATGCAGGTATTACTTTCACATGATATGAAAAGTTATACTTTACAGAATGAACAATGCAGATAAAATTTGcattaatgtttatatttgaagGTAAAATTATGTTCACCCTCCTTAATAAGTCGCGATATAGTTGGTtgtatttgtttccttttcataaataattattaatgATAAAGTTTATGGGTAAACTGTAAAACGTctagcctcaattacatttctttgtcacaagGGTTTGATCTCAACATTTTAGAaataattacctccaccaaagtgtattttttatttgtaagtcAGATTGCAGTAAAAAAACTGGATTTGACTTGTGTCAGGAAAGCagtcattacattttggtgtggaactggatccaggatttctttttactttcttaCACATTGTGAGAGCTtttaaaaaacccttttcactgttttctcaggtgataattaatggatctcacaaaaaaaaatctggcacatttattattatgaatgtgtgaaattcaGTGCAGTTTTATCAAATTTGAGGAGACTGTTGGTCCcggcggaggtatgcgctctttAGTACTATtctatttataaaatatttgcCAATTAATTTCTGAGATGTTTTACTCCATAATATTGGTATCAGCATTGACTCACACAAATTCATATTGTTCTGGCCCTAGTGGATACTGATTAatattaatgatgatgatgttgccTTTAATTGTTCATACACAACATTATCTGTGGCACAACATAATGGAGGCAGTCATGGCCGCTGATATTCAACATGATGCTCATGCATTGAGTAGTAACCATGGTTACtgagaggggtgtgtgtgtgtgagagagagagagagagggagagagagtgagagagatgtgTACCTATTTCTAATTAGTCATTTTCTCCCCACAGCCTTGAGCCAACTCCTTCACCTGCCAAGGCAGCAGATAAACCAGATGGTGAGTTTCTGCTCCTGCTGATGCATAAAAAGAAGCCCAGCACAGGTTGTGTTAATAGATTCGTATTAAGTGTCAATACATGAGCATCGGCAGCAACAACATGACCGGCAAAACTGTCACAGCAGCCGTCATGCATATTACATAAAGAGCCCCCTTCCTTTTGTGAAATTATTCCAAGTCACAGCCAAGTTTCTCCTCCGTGTCCTAATTCCAAAACAAATCACTCTGCTTTCTCTGGCTCAGGCTCAAAGACCACAGCTGCGGCGGCGGGCAGTTCAGGTCCCTCCTGTCGACCACCCTGGGTCACCGACCGCAATTTCGCAGACCGCTTTCGTCCGGACAAAACCAGCACTGTGGTcacccagcaccagcagccggccCAGCCGACACCGATGCAGAGCCGCAGCTCCATCCTGCAGGCGGCGCAGCACGGACCCGAGGACAGCGGGCGGACCCCCCTGTGTGGGGCCTGCAACAAAATCATCAGGTATGGGATGATAAAACACATCTACGCTGACAGTTTGATTGATAAATTTTTTGGGGAATAAAGTCAAATCAGTGTTTGCTCTTTTCAAAGTTCTATTAAAGAAATGACACATCAGTGAAGACAGTTAATATAAACAGTGACagactgtgtgtctgcagaaaaTTAAGTCAGTCAGTGTAATTAACGGTTAGGAGACGTCTTGTTATCACTGGAGACGAGCATTACGCTGggttttaaatcattaaaatctcatttcacacatttctcaGATAACACAGAAATCGGGGTTCTTATTCTGGTCACTGCTAAGAACAGAGACGATTTATTTTCCAACAAAGGAAGGCACAAAGTCGGTagaatcgttttttttttttaatctcagctTTGGGTCACAAAGGGAGCGTTGTACCTCGGTGGGAGTTGTTAGCCTTGAGTGGAGCTGATGTTTCCATTGTAGCTTGGTTGAGTTCATTCAACCTTTGTTTTTTCCTCGAACGCATTTACAATACAGCTGAGTACAGAAAACATTTACAAGAtaccaagaaaacacaaagacataaaTATGTATTAGTCAATACAAGAACTTTCATTTGAAACAATGAATCGAGTTGAAGGTATGAATTGGTATAGAAGCTTAAGTGTGCTTTGGATAAAAAAGGTTTGAGCTTTAGATTGCTATGTACTGTATGTTATTCCATGCTGCAGGTGCATCCAACCTTGACATATAACTCACAATGACGAGGATTGTTGTTATTACCAGTAGTGAATCTTAAAGCTATTTAGCAGATTGAAGAAAATAACATTGATTTATTGTTAAtgtcggtttgtgtgtgtgtgttttccaggggTCGGTACCTGGTGGCACTGGGACGTTCTTGGCACCCGGAGGAATTTACTTGTTCGCAGTGTAAGGCGGTCCTGGAGGAGGGGGGCTTCTTCGAGGAAAGAGGGTCCGTCTACTGCACCAAGTGCCATGATAATCGATATGCTCCCAACTGTGCCAAGTGCAAAAAGAAGATCACAGGGGTAAGAGCTGCTTTATCGCATCGAAACATTCAAACAAGAGACATTTTACGCTTGAATATGTTCAGTTTCAGAGCTGAGACTCTGGGATTTTTTTCTGGCTGTATCTACACTTTCCAGTACAAtatatttttctcctttttcaggAAATCATGCATGCCCTGAAGATGACCTACCATGTTGAGTGTTTCAAGTGTGCAGCCTGCAAGACTGCCATCAGGAACCAAGCTTTTTACATGGAGGAGGGCGAACCCTACtgtgagagaggtgagagactGAGCTGTGGCAGTTGAGCGGCCTGAATAAAAATGACAATTTGTCTTGCTTAACAACtggaataaatagaaaaaaatgatagaaaacagggctgaaagaaaaagcagcagcagatgggtgtgtattgtgtgtgtggagtagtttgactttgtcttattttaaggacacaaaaaacatgaattgtttcatgtttttgtggTGTGAGGTGCGATGTGCTTCTAAAGTAAATTCAGCTTGATGAATATGTTTTCAGTCTGCTCTTCCCAAGCAAACTAATTGCGTGCAAACTGTCAAATCCAACAATAAACGTCAGTGATGGCAATAATGCAGATATAGAGTAATAACAATCAGTatttattgaaaacaataaTCTTGCCTGAGTCGTCTCTGAATGTTTAGTAGGAGCGTGTTTTCGCTCAAGGTCCCTCGCTCATATAATCAGATAATACAACAGTTTTACTGTCGCACATTCTTGAGGCTTCATCAAAGAGATGAAGGAGTCGTCATGGTGAAATTCCTTTGcttcaaataaaaaggaaacatgATTATTCACGTTGTTTCAGGAACAAGAACGGAGGGATAAACCTTGGTTAGCAACAATAGAATGGACAGTGAAGCTCATGGAAGTGGCAAGTTTAATAGAAAAATCTATTCAGAAAACCGTGCTTAAAGATAATACTTAAGGAACTGACATCCCACCCCACAGCATTCAGTTTGTGATTGAACTTTGATGaaagattatttttaaattaaatggatGCACACTGCAAAACTATGACTTTGCTACGCGTTTTGTGATCTAGTTGtttctgaaaacaaaaagcaacaacCACACCGGGGGTTTCCCCACCTCTAGGTTTGTCGGAGTCATTGTCATTTTCTTCCATCCAACtatttgtaaaacaaacagcacGTCTGCATTATTCCTGGGGTTTGTCCCCGGCCGACATCGTGAATCTCTCGGGCGCGCACCGCAGTCAATCATAAAGtgtgatgttttcatctgctgtAATCTATTTAGCTCCACTTTACTTCATACATCTCTCTATTGGATTTTATGAATGGCGTGCGCTCTTCTATTATGCTGTAAATGATTTAGCGAGGCGCCGCTCTTCTCACTCACTTCTGAGGCCCTGGCGCCGCTCGCCGCTTTATCAGAGGCGACGCCAGAATCTGAGCACTCGCACTCCGACTAATGCCTGTAGCTCTGATAAACATTCTGCCGCCTCAGCATCTTCCAGGGGATTGTGTGGCTCTCACCCACTCGCTCTTGAGAAGCTGCATTATAACCTGACACATTCCCCCAGGGACCCTGTAATGAAAGAGACTAGCAAATCCAGTTAAGTATCGGGAGCAATTTCCCCCTCGTCCTAATCCCAGCCCTCCACTCTGGAAAGCCACTCGTGTACAGTAGGTGGGCAAAAAAGAGGTAAACATCAAATGGCcaatgaggagagaggagaaccagcgtgtgtgtgtgtgtgttcgctcaACTTCAAGAGGAAAAGCCTGAAGTTCTCTCAAaagatgaaagaggaggaaaccTGCTTGGCACTCGGTGCTTGAGAACCTGTGAGAAGTGTTAAGTGATGTTTACATACGCTGAGAGGTCGAGGAGGATGCTTGACCGGATTTTCGAGGGGTGATAAAAGCTCGTTTAGAATTTATTTCACTCTGATGGAATTTTATTCTGATCCCTCACTGCTCACcaacctctcctctcccacccctacccctctctctctttctccagacTACGAGAAGATGTTTGGCACCAAATGCCACGGCTGTGACTTTAAGATTGATGCCGGGGATCGCTTTCTGGAGGCCTTGGGCTACAGCTGGCACGATACCTGCTTTGTCTGTGCTGTAAGTCATTTTGATTGATACGGCTCCCCGTGGGTCTTTCTTTTTGTCGCCCCCCCCCAATGTCTGCCAACACAGTACCACCTGAAaatctgcctctgtctctggacCCCGAGctttccctctgtctgtttttctcctttaaCCTGTCCCCTGCACTCTATCACCTTCTCTGTCTCATTCTTTGTGAAAGCAAACGCTGTCAGGTAAATAATATGTGGCTGCTTCGGCCGAGTAGGAAACTCAGTAAATTCACATCGACAATGTTGAGCTCTGATATCTGTCCGTCCGTGTGTCTGTCTTCTTTCATCTTTTTTAAAGCTCTGCCAAATCAACCTGGAGGGGAAGACGTTCTACTCGAAGAAGGATAAGCCCCTGTGCAAAGGCCATGCTTTCGCTCCAGTGTGAGAGAGATGAAGCTTCATCTTCAGAGGAAGgaacacttctctctctccctctctctctctctcgcctctcTACCCCTCTCTCCAGCCTCTGGCTCGCTCGCTCTCGCTCCACATCTCCTCTTCGCCAGCACCACACCTTGTTAAAGTCGAGTCTATTTCTCTACCCTGCGGACTGTTT from Limanda limanda chromosome 10, fLimLim1.1, whole genome shotgun sequence carries:
- the pdlim7 gene encoding PDZ and LIM domain protein 7 isoform X3, which translates into the protein MSGEHTDGTEAMNVYSVTLSGPAPWGFRLQGGKDFSMPLTVSRLTPGGKAAQAGVGVGDWVVSIGDTNAEDMTHVEAQNQIRAATDSLTLTLSKAYKAGGDQKDSLAPASVQPKYSFAPSTAINKMARPFTAGGVSANSGPSIKPVAYSPKLNTPCSQGRASMQKPQNGHGLRVDNMACFIPNDRSKKRLIQDTEDWQPRTGTTQSRSFRILAQLTGTDFMQDPDDENMKRSSLEPTPSPAKAADKPDGSKTTAAAAGSSGPSCRPPWVTDRNFADRFRPDKTSTVVTQHQQPAQPTPMQSRSSILQAAQHGPEDSGRTPLCGACNKIIRGRYLVALGRSWHPEEFTCSQCKAVLEEGGFFEERGSVYCTKCHDNRYAPNCAKCKKKITGEIMHALKMTYHVECFKCAACKTAIRNQAFYMEEGEPYCERDYEKMFGTKCHGCDFKIDAGDRFLEALGYSWHDTCFVCALCQINLEGKTFYSKKDKPLCKGHAFAPV
- the pdlim7 gene encoding PDZ and LIM domain protein 7 isoform X1, coding for MSGEHTDGTEAMNVYSVTLSGPAPWGFRLQGGKDFSMPLTVSRLTPGGKAAQAGVGVGDWVVSIGDTNAEDMTHVEAQNQIRAATDSLTLTLSKAYKAGGDQKDSLAPASVQPKYSFAPSTAINKMARPFTAGGVSANSGPSIKPVAYSPKLNTPCSQGRASMQKPQNGLEPTPSPAKAADKPDGSKTTAAAAGSSGPSCRPPWVTDRNFADRFRPDKTSTVVTQHQQPAQPTPMQSRSSILQAAQHGPEDSGRTPLCGACNKIIRGRYLVALGRSWHPEEFTCSQCKAVLEEGGFFEERGSVYCTKCHDNRYAPNCAKCKKKITGEIMHALKMTYHVECFKCAACKTAIRNQAFYMEEGEPYCERDYEKMFGTKCHGCDFKIDAGDRFLEALGYSWHDTCFVCALCQINLEGKTFYSKKDKPLCKGHAFAPV
- the pdlim7 gene encoding PDZ and LIM domain protein 7 isoform X2; amino-acid sequence: MNVYSVTLSGPAPWGFRLQGGKDFSMPLTVSRLTPGGKAAQAGVGVGDWVVSIGDTNAEDMTHVEAQNQIRAATDSLTLTLSKAYKAGGDQKDSLAPASVQPKYSFAPSTAINKMARPFTAGGVSANSGPSIKPVAYSPKLNTPCSQGRASMQKPQNGLEPTPSPAKAADKPDGSKTTAAAAGSSGPSCRPPWVTDRNFADRFRPDKTSTVVTQHQQPAQPTPMQSRSSILQAAQHGPEDSGRTPLCGACNKIIRGRYLVALGRSWHPEEFTCSQCKAVLEEGGFFEERGSVYCTKCHDNRYAPNCAKCKKKITGEIMHALKMTYHVECFKCAACKTAIRNQAFYMEEGEPYCERDYEKMFGTKCHGCDFKIDAGDRFLEALGYSWHDTCFVCALCQINLEGKTFYSKKDKPLCKGHAFAPV